In Rhinatrema bivittatum chromosome 1, aRhiBiv1.1, whole genome shotgun sequence, a single genomic region encodes these proteins:
- the TIGD4 gene encoding tigger transposable element-derived protein 4, giving the protein MAELSMRPLPIPVIRKKKSLSIEEKINIISAVESGKKKADIAAKYGIKKNSLSSIMKNKDKILEAYESLRFDPKRKRLRTAFYTDLEEALMRWYRVAQCLNVPVNGPMLRLKANDFAQELGHSDFKCSNGWLDRFKSRYGLVFRSQPVETAAGSLDTTTLWYENVLPYYLNDFQPKNVFNFKETGLFYRMLPNNTFAFKGETCSIGKLSKDRITVTVGANLDGSEKLPLLVIGKNKTPHCFRDVRSLPVDYEANNMAWMTSEVFEKWMHALDERFQAQHRRVVIFVDPFPVHPVVKNLKSIELVFFPSCSSTKFGAMKHGVIQSLKIKYRRHLVKRFVDCMEGSREFTLSLLDAVDMLHGCWRSVTSQTIVKSYREAGFQLKNGESNETSLEMESGLDLIAYALAAGVEFPDGLSLEDYTALDDDLLTCEMPAANRSCLAKDGSAAVTDDEEEDDGDGLPGTELPLPSKAEAMSALDTLRRFLRSQQMSSTHHNSLADLENFIHSVT; this is encoded by the coding sequence ATGGCAGAACTATCGATGAGACCTTTACCTATACCTGtaataaggaaaaagaaaagtctgTCTATTGAGGAGAAAATTAATATCATAAGTGCAGTGGAAAGTGGTAAGAAAAAGGCAGATATTGCAGCAAAATATGGAATAAAGAAAAACTCATTGTCGTCCATTATGAAGAACAAAGATAAAATTCTGGAAGCCTATGAATCTTTACGTTTTGATCCTAAAAGAAAAAGACTAAGGACAGCATTTTATACAGATCTGGAGGAAGCATTGATGAGGTGGTATAGAGTTGCTCAGTGCCTAAATGTGCCAGTTAATGGTCCAATGTTGCGCCTGAAAGCCAACGATTTTGCACAGGAGCTTGGGCACAGTGATTTTAAGTGCAGTAATGGCTGGCTTGACCGTTTTAAATCAAGATATGGCTTAGTATTTCGATCTCAACCTGTAGAAACTGCTGCTGGTTCTCTGGACACTACTACCTTGTGGTACGAAAATGTGCTCCCTTATTATTTAAATGATTTCCAACCTAAAAATGTGTTCAACTTTAAGGAAACTGGACTGTTTTATCGCATGCTGCCTAATAATACTTTTGCATTTAAAGGGGAAACCTGTTCCATTGGCAAACTGAGCAAAGACAGAATAACTGTAACAGTTGGTGCCAACTTGGATGGGTCAGAAAAACTTCCTTTACTTGTTATTGGTAAAAACAAAACGCCACACTGCTTTCGAGATGTCAGATCGCTGCCAGTTGATTATGAGGCAAACAACATGGCATGGATGACCAGTGAAGTGTTTGAAAAATGGATGCACGCACTCGATGAGAGATTTCAGGCACAGCACCGGCGGGTGGTCATTTTTGTTGACCCTttccctgttcacccagtagtaaAGAATCTCAAGTCCATCGAGCTGGTGTTCTTTCCTTCGTGCTCGTCTACAAAGTTTGGAGCCATGAAACATGGGGTCATCCAGAGTCTCAAAATCAAGTACAGGCGTCATCTAGTGAAGCGCTTTGTGGACTGCATGGAAGGCAGCCGAGAGTTCACGTTGTCTCTGCTGGATGCAGTAGATATGCTGCACGGGTGCTGGAGAAGCGTAACCTCACAGACCATAGTGAAGAGCTATAGAGAGGCGGGCTTCCAGCTGAAAAACGGAGAAAGCAATGAAACCAGCTTAGAAATGGAAAGTGGTCTGGATCTGATTGCTTATGCCCTAGCTGCAGGGGTTGAATTTCCGGATGGTTTGTCGCTGGAGGACTACACAGCCTTGGATGATGACTTGCTGACATGTGAAATGCCTGCAGCTAACAGATCCTGTTTGGCCAAGGATGGATCTGCAGCTGTGACTGATGACGAAGAGGAAGATGATGGTGACGGGTTGCCAGGGACGGAGTTGCCGTTGCCATCAAAAGCTGAGGCAATGAGTGCTTTAGACACCCTGAGAAGGTTTCTCAGAAGTCAACAAATGAGCAGCACGCACCACAATTCTCTAGCAGACCTTGAGAATTTCATACACAGTGTTACCTGA